From Streptomyces sp. TLI_053, a single genomic window includes:
- a CDS encoding GntR family transcriptional regulator, which translates to MDQTPDADARSGPGAPIRSGIPEHGRVPKYYAVKGQLEALLDELGEGGVLPTERELAARFEVARETLRQALRELLIQGRVRRRGRSTVVAGPKLEQPLSLASYTEGVRRQGRVPGRTLIGLERIGADPQLAGQLRMDPGDPVWHLERVLLADGERVGLESTYLAVGRVPGLEEEFDPGSSLYAYLGEKVGISLGAADERIETVLATPREALLIGTPPALPMLLLHRLTRDSADRPVERVRSLYRGDRFSFTTRLEAD; encoded by the coding sequence GTGGATCAGACCCCCGACGCCGACGCCAGGTCGGGCCCCGGCGCCCCGATCAGGTCGGGCATCCCGGAACACGGCCGGGTGCCCAAGTACTACGCCGTCAAGGGCCAGCTGGAGGCGCTGCTGGACGAGCTCGGCGAGGGGGGCGTGCTGCCGACCGAGCGTGAGCTCGCCGCCCGCTTCGAGGTGGCCCGGGAGACCCTCCGGCAGGCCCTGCGCGAACTGCTGATCCAGGGCCGGGTCCGGCGGCGGGGCCGCAGCACGGTGGTGGCCGGCCCCAAGCTGGAGCAGCCGCTCTCGCTGGCCAGCTACACCGAGGGCGTGCGGCGCCAGGGCCGGGTGCCCGGCCGGACCCTGATCGGGCTCGAACGAATCGGCGCGGACCCCCAGTTGGCCGGGCAGCTGCGGATGGACCCCGGGGATCCGGTCTGGCACCTGGAGCGCGTGCTGCTCGCGGATGGTGAACGGGTGGGTCTGGAGAGCACCTATCTGGCGGTCGGGCGGGTGCCGGGGCTGGAGGAGGAGTTCGACCCCGGGTCCTCGCTGTACGCGTACCTCGGCGAGAAGGTGGGCATCTCCCTGGGCGCCGCGGACGAGCGGATCGAGACGGTGCTGGCGACCCCGCGCGAGGCGCTGCTGATCGGCACCCCGCCCGCGCTCCCGATGCTGCTGCTGCACCGTCTGACCAGGGACTCCGCCGACCGGCCGGTGGAGCGGGTCCGCTCGCTCTACCGGGGCGACCGCTTCAGCTTCACCACCCGGCTCGAGGCGGACTGA
- a CDS encoding pseudouridine synthase, protein MRRRSAAPTSPLPQRQGVDPVHLRLPVTGGPWETVREYLGERLPAVAAERVDGLLRAGEVVGEDGRSVGPADPFRPGAHLWFYRELPAEVPVPFELEVLHRDEHLVVVDKPHFLATTPRGRHVVETALSRLRHTLALPALSPAHRLDRLTAGLAMFVVRPQDRGAYQSLFRDRLVRKEYRAVAAFDPAVQLPRTVRSHIVKERGVIAARELDAPPNSESRIALLERRGGLGHYLLRPSTGRTHQLRLHMSGLGLPILGDPVYPVVLPEPAPDDFRRPLQLLSAAMEFTDPLTGRPCRFESRRTLAAWSDPESW, encoded by the coding sequence ATGAGACGAAGGAGCGCGGCCCCGACCTCCCCCCTGCCCCAGCGGCAGGGGGTCGATCCGGTGCATCTGCGGCTGCCGGTCACCGGCGGCCCGTGGGAGACCGTGCGGGAGTACCTGGGCGAGCGGTTGCCGGCGGTCGCGGCGGAGCGGGTGGACGGTCTGCTGCGGGCGGGGGAGGTGGTCGGCGAGGACGGCAGGTCCGTCGGTCCGGCCGACCCGTTCCGGCCGGGAGCCCACCTGTGGTTCTACCGGGAGCTGCCGGCCGAGGTGCCGGTCCCGTTCGAGCTGGAGGTGCTGCACCGGGACGAGCACCTGGTGGTGGTCGACAAGCCGCACTTCCTGGCCACCACCCCGCGCGGGCGGCACGTCGTGGAGACGGCGCTGAGCCGGCTGCGGCACACGCTGGCCCTGCCCGCGCTCAGCCCGGCGCACCGGCTGGACCGGTTGACGGCGGGGCTGGCGATGTTCGTGGTGCGGCCGCAGGACCGGGGCGCCTACCAGTCGCTGTTCCGGGACCGGCTGGTCCGCAAGGAGTACCGGGCGGTGGCGGCGTTCGACCCGGCGGTGCAGCTGCCGCGCACCGTGCGCAGCCACATCGTGAAGGAGCGCGGGGTGATCGCCGCCCGGGAGCTGGACGCGCCGCCGAACAGCGAGAGCCGGATCGCGCTGCTGGAGCGGCGCGGCGGGCTCGGCCACTACCTGCTGCGACCGTCCACCGGCCGCACGCACCAGCTGCGGCTGCACATGAGCGGGCTGGGCCTTCCGATCCTGGGCGACCCGGTGTACCCGGTGGTGCTGCCGGAGCCGGCCCCGGACGACTTCCGCCGGCCGCTGCAACTGCTCTCCGCCGCGATGGAGTTCACCGATCCGCTGACCGGCCGTCCGTGCCGCTTCGAGAGCCGCCGGACCCTGGCGGCCTGGTCGGACCCGGAGTCCTGGTAG
- a CDS encoding serine hydrolase domain-containing protein: MNDLGSLVQQTADRLAGQQVGAVVAGLARGAVEIRGAGRTGPGAAGGPPGPDTLFEIGSVTKVFTSLALARLTLAGTVTLDDPLAEVLADALPSGVTVPAKGPEPLALRHLATHTSGLPRLPSGMLLSSLLSPNKPDPYAHCTAQSLLNGLGRTRLRAAPGRSFRYSNLGAGLLGLALAHRAGVGYGELVRREICEPLGLKDTVLEPSPEQTARLAPGHTTRGRPVPAWHLADLAGAGGLRSTAADLAVLLRAQLAAAPEASGAGTTVSAAPEASGEALATSVAASERSGEAAPSTVLAPAIALTREVRHRVNPVAWMHLGWLGHRLHDRQGGHLQIWHNGGTGGYRSFVAFDPERQVGVIVLANTRRSVDAPGVRLLRTLQTTRATFPGR, translated from the coding sequence ATGAACGATCTTGGCAGCCTCGTCCAGCAGACCGCCGACCGCCTCGCCGGCCAACAGGTCGGCGCGGTGGTCGCCGGTCTCGCCCGCGGCGCGGTGGAGATCCGCGGCGCCGGACGCACCGGGCCCGGGGCCGCCGGTGGTCCCCCCGGCCCCGACACGCTCTTCGAGATCGGCTCGGTGACCAAGGTCTTCACCTCGCTCGCGCTCGCCCGGCTGACGCTGGCGGGCACCGTCACCCTCGACGACCCGCTCGCCGAGGTACTCGCCGACGCCCTCCCCTCCGGCGTCACCGTCCCCGCCAAGGGCCCGGAACCGCTCGCCCTGCGCCACCTCGCCACCCACACCTCCGGCCTGCCGAGGCTGCCCTCCGGCATGCTGCTGTCCTCCCTCCTCAGCCCCAACAAGCCCGACCCGTACGCCCACTGCACCGCGCAGTCCCTGCTGAACGGCCTCGGCCGGACCAGGCTCCGGGCCGCCCCCGGCCGCAGCTTCCGCTACTCCAACCTCGGCGCCGGACTGCTCGGCCTCGCCCTCGCCCACCGGGCCGGCGTCGGCTACGGGGAGCTCGTCCGGCGGGAGATCTGCGAACCGCTCGGTCTGAAGGACACCGTCCTGGAGCCCTCCCCCGAGCAGACGGCACGCCTCGCCCCCGGCCACACCACTCGCGGACGGCCGGTACCGGCCTGGCACCTCGCCGACCTCGCCGGCGCGGGCGGCCTCCGCTCCACGGCGGCCGACCTGGCGGTACTGCTGCGGGCCCAGCTGGCGGCGGCGCCCGAGGCGTCCGGTGCCGGGACGACGGTGTCGGCGGCGCCCGAGGCGTCCGGCGAGGCGCTCGCCACGTCGGTGGCCGCGTCCGAGCGGTCCGGCGAGGCGGCGCCCAGTACGGTGCTGGCGCCCGCGATCGCGCTCACCCGGGAGGTCCGGCACCGGGTCAACCCGGTCGCCTGGATGCACCTCGGCTGGCTCGGCCACCGCCTGCACGACCGCCAGGGCGGCCACCTCCAGATATGGCACAACGGCGGCACGGGCGGCTACCGCTCGTTCGTCGCGTTCGACCCGGAGCGCCAGGTCGGGGTGATCGTCCTCGCCAACACCCGCCGCTCCGTCGACGCCCCCGGCGTCCGCCTCCTGCGCACCCTCCAGACCACCCGCGCCACCTTCCCGGGGCGGTAG
- a CDS encoding SpoIIE family protein phosphatase: MVNERRESEAGGPGRVPSGPVPRPEPAEGPDALLMVPIATALIEADGRILHWSSDAEALLGYSAAEAIGARAAQLLASEEQRPGVLELFQKIVDGRGWSGVFPVRHRDGHHVNLEFRTHPIAGPAGSPLVLAVASDVTTLRRIQADLAVLDGFFSQSPVGMAVYDAQLAFVRINEALARVNGLPVARHLGHRLTELLPGINGAESEAVMRRVLETGEPVLDARSHGRTPGDPTHDHAWSASYFRLEEPGGRVLGVSSTIIDITERFRADARAARAQERLALLVEATASIGTTLDLRQTARELADAMVPKVADISGVFALEALAAGRNVEPLDPAAPQHVRRLALATSDPLYPAEALPVDTVYEVTPDTPYARALATGRTVVVPSWELPPLSDAITESRRQAFLGDRPRSVRITPLVARGTTLGMIVYSRRGERESFAEADITLGDELASRAAVAIDNARLYLRQHQIVLARQQALREAKAAQERLALVNVASARIGTTLDLTQTAEELAAVATPRLADTVVVEVLDDLVRGEREARPSGDGSAVLRRMAFHSADRSTLRPIDRSGGVHRFPASSPYAWALRHRRPVLVPRMDEAGMAWFRDDPVRAAAVHEQQVRAFMVVPLIARGSPVGVAAFYRTVVERPYEDDDLALAGELAVRAAVSIDNALLFTRERDAAAARQRALDEAWAAQQRLSLLNEASNRIGTTLDLYRTAHELIEVVIPRFADFVTVDLREAVLGGEDPAPVPPDGSVLMRAVAVGELDADGLMSDAADAVGETSQSAQVYAESLRSGRSILVSEVDEAALRRIVASEDRVQPGLDAGVHSYLMVPLLARGLVLGGAEFIRTRNPLSFGPADRALAEELVGRTALAIDNGRLYRRERETALTLQRSLLPQEIHRTLGLEIAYRYLPSSVVSEVGGDWFDVVPLSSGRVALVVGDVMGHGIRAAATMGQLRTVARTLITLELAPDRVMQRLDEATTAIGEGQFATCVCVVYDPVDRSCTAACAGHLPPVVADTDGNARLVELPPGAPLGVGGVPFESVGFTLPEDGLLALYTDGLVERRGRDLDEGLQLLCRTIADRRGSLEQTCDAVLSELTGRSSEDDIAVIMAQARPAGSDRIATLALDDDHAMVAHSRRFTRETLTGWGLAPLADWAELLTSELITNALVHAGSPTRLRLLCNRTLTVEVADRDAGSPRMRRAAEEDEGGRGIHLVNELAHRWGTRQTPDGKVVWFELELPPGLSER; this comes from the coding sequence ATGGTGAACGAGCGTCGTGAGAGTGAGGCCGGCGGGCCCGGGCGGGTGCCGTCCGGCCCTGTGCCGCGGCCGGAGCCGGCCGAGGGCCCGGACGCGCTGCTGATGGTGCCGATCGCCACGGCGCTGATCGAGGCCGACGGCCGGATCCTGCACTGGAGCAGTGATGCCGAGGCGCTGCTCGGCTACTCCGCGGCCGAGGCGATCGGTGCGCGGGCCGCGCAGTTGCTGGCCTCGGAGGAGCAGCGGCCGGGCGTGCTGGAGCTGTTCCAGAAGATCGTGGACGGCCGCGGCTGGTCCGGTGTGTTCCCGGTGCGCCACCGGGACGGGCACCACGTCAATCTGGAGTTCCGCACTCATCCGATCGCCGGTCCGGCGGGCAGCCCGCTGGTGCTCGCGGTGGCCTCGGACGTGACCACGCTGCGTCGGATCCAGGCGGACCTGGCGGTGCTGGACGGCTTCTTCTCGCAGTCCCCGGTCGGGATGGCCGTCTACGACGCGCAGCTCGCGTTCGTGCGGATCAACGAGGCGCTGGCCCGGGTCAACGGGCTGCCGGTCGCGCGGCACCTCGGGCACCGGTTGACCGAGTTGCTGCCGGGCATCAACGGTGCGGAGAGCGAGGCCGTGATGCGCCGGGTGCTGGAGACCGGCGAACCGGTGCTGGACGCCCGTTCGCACGGCCGCACCCCGGGGGATCCGACGCACGACCACGCCTGGTCCGCGTCCTACTTCCGGTTGGAGGAGCCGGGCGGGCGGGTGCTGGGCGTGAGTTCGACCATCATCGACATCACCGAGCGTTTCCGGGCCGACGCCCGGGCCGCCCGCGCGCAGGAGCGGCTGGCCCTGCTGGTCGAGGCGACCGCCTCCATCGGCACCACGCTGGACCTGCGGCAGACCGCCCGGGAGCTGGCCGACGCCATGGTGCCCAAGGTGGCCGACATCAGCGGTGTCTTCGCGCTGGAGGCGCTGGCGGCCGGCCGGAACGTCGAGCCGCTGGACCCGGCGGCGCCGCAGCACGTGCGCCGGCTGGCCCTGGCGACCTCCGATCCGCTGTACCCGGCCGAGGCGCTGCCGGTGGACACCGTGTACGAGGTGACCCCGGACACCCCGTACGCGCGGGCGCTGGCCACCGGGCGGACGGTGGTGGTGCCGTCGTGGGAGCTGCCGCCGTTGAGCGACGCGATCACCGAGAGCCGCCGGCAAGCGTTCCTGGGCGACCGTCCGCGTTCGGTGCGGATCACGCCGCTGGTGGCGCGCGGCACCACGCTCGGCATGATCGTCTACTCCCGGCGCGGCGAACGGGAGTCCTTCGCCGAGGCCGACATCACGCTCGGTGACGAGTTGGCCTCGCGGGCCGCCGTGGCGATCGACAACGCCCGGCTCTACCTGCGCCAGCACCAGATCGTGCTCGCCCGCCAGCAGGCGCTGCGCGAGGCGAAGGCCGCGCAGGAGCGTCTGGCGCTGGTCAACGTGGCGTCCGCCCGGATCGGCACCACTCTCGACCTGACCCAGACCGCCGAGGAGCTGGCCGCCGTGGCGACGCCCCGGCTGGCGGACACGGTGGTGGTCGAGGTGCTGGACGACCTGGTGCGCGGCGAGCGCGAGGCGCGGCCGTCCGGCGACGGTTCGGCGGTGCTGCGGCGGATGGCCTTCCATTCGGCGGACCGCTCCACCCTGCGGCCGATCGACCGGAGCGGCGGGGTGCACCGGTTCCCGGCCTCCTCCCCGTACGCGTGGGCGCTCCGCCACCGCCGTCCGGTGCTGGTGCCGCGGATGGACGAGGCCGGGATGGCCTGGTTCCGGGACGATCCGGTGCGCGCCGCGGCGGTGCACGAGCAGCAGGTCCGCGCGTTCATGGTGGTGCCGCTGATCGCGCGCGGTTCGCCGGTCGGCGTCGCGGCGTTCTACCGGACGGTGGTGGAGCGCCCGTACGAGGACGACGACCTCGCGCTGGCCGGGGAGTTGGCGGTGCGGGCGGCCGTGTCGATCGACAACGCGCTGCTGTTCACCCGGGAGCGGGACGCGGCGGCGGCGCGGCAGCGCGCGCTGGACGAGGCGTGGGCCGCGCAGCAGCGGTTGTCGTTGCTCAACGAGGCGTCCAACCGGATCGGCACCACCCTCGATCTCTACCGCACCGCCCACGAGTTGATCGAGGTGGTGATTCCGCGGTTCGCCGACTTCGTGACCGTCGACCTGCGCGAGGCGGTGCTCGGCGGCGAGGACCCGGCGCCCGTGCCGCCGGACGGCTCGGTGCTGATGCGGGCGGTGGCGGTCGGCGAGCTGGACGCCGACGGGCTGATGTCGGACGCGGCGGACGCGGTCGGCGAGACCTCGCAGTCGGCCCAGGTGTACGCGGAGAGCCTGCGCAGCGGGCGGTCCATCCTGGTGTCGGAGGTCGACGAGGCCGCGCTGCGGCGGATCGTCGCGTCCGAGGACCGGGTGCAGCCGGGCCTGGACGCGGGTGTGCACTCGTACCTGATGGTGCCGTTGCTGGCGCGCGGACTGGTGCTGGGCGGCGCGGAGTTCATCCGTACCCGCAATCCGCTGTCGTTCGGTCCGGCGGACCGGGCGCTGGCCGAGGAGCTGGTCGGCCGCACCGCGCTGGCGATCGACAACGGCCGGCTCTACCGGCGGGAGCGGGAGACGGCGCTGACCCTCCAGCGCAGCCTGCTGCCGCAGGAGATCCACCGCACGCTGGGGTTGGAGATCGCCTACCGCTATCTGCCGAGCAGTGTGGTGAGCGAGGTCGGCGGGGACTGGTTCGACGTCGTGCCGCTCTCCTCGGGCCGGGTCGCGCTGGTGGTCGGCGACGTCATGGGGCACGGCATCAGGGCGGCCGCGACCATGGGGCAGCTCCGTACGGTGGCACGGACGTTGATCACCCTGGAGCTGGCGCCGGACCGGGTGATGCAGCGGCTGGACGAGGCCACCACGGCGATCGGCGAGGGCCAGTTCGCCACGTGTGTCTGTGTCGTGTACGACCCCGTCGACCGGAGCTGCACCGCCGCCTGTGCGGGCCACCTGCCGCCGGTGGTGGCCGACACGGACGGGAACGCCCGGTTGGTCGAGCTGCCGCCCGGCGCGCCGCTCGGGGTCGGCGGAGTCCCGTTCGAGAGTGTCGGGTTCACCCTCCCGGAGGACGGTCTGCTGGCGCTGTACACCGACGGTCTGGTCGAACGGCGCGGCCGCGACCTGGACGAGGGGCTGCAGTTGCTGTGCCGCACCATCGCGGACCGGCGCGGCTCGCTGGAGCAGACCTGCGACGCGGTGCTCTCCGAACTCACCGGCCGCAGCAGCGAGGACGACATCGCGGTCATCATGGCGCAGGCCCGGCCGGCCGGTTCGGACCGCATCGCCACCCTCGCGCTCGACGACGACCACGCGATGGTGGCCCACTCGCGCCGGTTCACCCGGGAGACGCTGACGGGCTGGGGGCTGGCGCCACTGGCCGACTGGGCCGAGCTGCTGACCAGCGAGCTGATCACCAACGCGCTGGTGCACGCGGGTTCGCCGACCCGGCTGCGGCTGCTGTGCAACCGCACGCTGACCGTGGAGGTGGCCGACCGGGACGCCGGCTCGCCCCGGATGCGGCGCGCGGCCGAGGAGGACGAGGGCGGGCGCGGCATCCACCTGGTGAACGAACTCGCCCACCGGTGGGGCACCCGGCAGACGCCGGACGGCAAGGTGGTGTGGTTCGAACTGGAGCTGCCGCCGGGGCTGTCGGAGCGGTGA
- a CDS encoding glycoside hydrolase family 19 protein: MSTKRLLALLSAVLTALAVILLLPAANASAAACATPWNSSAVYTGGATVSYNGHNWLAKWWTQNEPPSTGGSGVWSDQGGCGTGPNPTGTPTPTGTVNPGGFPVSQAQFNQMFPNRNPFYTYQGLIDALSAYPAFAATGTDTVRKQEAAAFLANVNHETGALVYVVEQNTANYPHYCDTSQPYGCPAGQAAYYGRGPIQLSWNFNYKAAGDALGIDLLRNPNLVQTDPAVAWKTALWYWNTQNGPGTMTPHNAMVNGAGFGETIRSINGSLECNGGNPAQVQSRINAYQRFTQLLGTVPGNNLSC, encoded by the coding sequence GTGTCCACGAAACGCCTGCTCGCACTGCTCTCCGCCGTTCTCACGGCGCTCGCGGTGATCCTGCTGCTGCCCGCCGCCAACGCCAGCGCCGCCGCCTGCGCGACGCCCTGGAACTCCTCCGCCGTCTACACCGGCGGGGCCACCGTCTCGTACAACGGCCACAACTGGCTCGCCAAGTGGTGGACCCAGAACGAGCCGCCCAGCACCGGCGGTTCGGGCGTCTGGTCCGACCAGGGCGGCTGCGGCACCGGCCCGAACCCGACCGGCACGCCCACCCCCACGGGCACCGTGAACCCGGGCGGATTCCCGGTCAGCCAGGCGCAGTTCAACCAGATGTTCCCGAACCGGAACCCCTTCTACACCTACCAGGGCCTGATCGACGCCCTCTCCGCGTACCCCGCGTTCGCCGCCACCGGCACCGACACCGTCCGCAAGCAGGAAGCCGCGGCGTTCCTCGCCAACGTCAACCACGAGACCGGCGCACTGGTCTACGTGGTGGAGCAGAACACCGCCAACTACCCGCACTACTGCGACACTTCCCAGCCCTACGGCTGCCCGGCCGGACAGGCCGCCTACTACGGGCGCGGGCCGATCCAGCTGAGCTGGAACTTCAACTACAAGGCCGCCGGCGACGCCCTCGGCATCGACCTGCTGCGCAACCCCAACCTGGTGCAGACCGACCCGGCCGTGGCCTGGAAGACCGCGCTCTGGTACTGGAACACCCAGAACGGGCCCGGCACCATGACCCCCCACAACGCCATGGTCAACGGCGCGGGCTTCGGCGAGACCATCCGCAGCATCAACGGCTCGCTGGAGTGCAACGGCGGCAACCCCGCGCAGGTGCAGAGCCGGATCAACGCCTACCAGCGCTTCACCCAGCTGCTCGGCACCGTCCCCGGCAACAACCTGAGCTGCTGA
- a CDS encoding MarR family transcriptional regulator — MTAPEQAGPAPGPEAGGAGPGPLDAAAVARLRLVIARLHRRLAQSSAGQEFTFAQQSAIARIEQHGPLRLGELAALEGVSAPSMTRTVGPLVTSGVVERLPDPTDGRSFLVAVAPAGAELLAGIRRQRSEHLARRAEALTPEEQGLLLAALPVLEHLLAAEDA, encoded by the coding sequence GTGACCGCCCCGGAGCAGGCCGGACCGGCGCCCGGGCCGGAGGCCGGGGGAGCGGGACCGGGCCCGCTGGACGCGGCGGCCGTCGCCCGGCTGCGGCTGGTGATCGCCCGGCTGCACCGCCGGCTCGCGCAGTCCTCCGCCGGTCAGGAGTTCACCTTCGCCCAGCAGTCCGCGATCGCCAGGATCGAGCAGCACGGACCACTGCGGCTCGGCGAACTCGCCGCCCTGGAAGGGGTGTCCGCACCCTCCATGACCCGCACCGTCGGCCCGCTGGTGACCTCCGGCGTGGTCGAACGGCTCCCCGACCCCACCGACGGACGGTCCTTCCTGGTCGCCGTCGCCCCGGCCGGCGCCGAACTGCTCGCGGGCATCCGCCGACAGCGCTCCGAACACCTCGCCCGCCGGGCGGAGGCGCTCACCCCGGAGGAGCAGGGGCTGCTGCTCGCGGCCCTGCCGGTGCTGGAACACCTGCTGGCGGCCGAGGACGCCTGA
- a CDS encoding MFS transporter: protein MDVDTDHPRYKWVALSNTTLGMLIATINSSIVLISLPAIFNGIRLDPLRPGNVGYLLWMLMGYMLVTAVLVVTLGRLGDIWGRVRIYNAGFLIFTLTSVVLSLDPLQGGGGALWLIGWRVVQAVGGAMLMANSAAIITDAFPARQRGMALGVNMVAAIAGSFVGLVLGGLLAEWNWRSIFWVNVPIGVIGTVWAYRSLRETGVRRPGRIDWWGNITFAVGLTALLAAITYGIQPYGGHTMGWTNPWVLAGLLGGAAVLGVFGLVESRVAEPMFPLRLFRDPVFTGGNLATLLGSVARGGLQFMLIVWLQGIWLPLHGYDYADTPLWAGIYLVPLTVGFLAAGPVAGYLSDRFGARLFAAGGLLVMAVSFAGLLALPTDFGYPVFALLVFLNGLGGGLFAAPNTALVMSSVPAADRGAASGMRATFQNAGMVLSIGVFFSLMVAGLAGSLPQTLSDGLTAQGVPAADAHTVAQLPPVGTLFAAFLGYNPIRELLGPQVLAQVPAADAGTLTGREFFPHLISGPFHDGLVVVFSLAIAMSLVAAVASLLRGRAGRAAAAAGTGDGSGDDGGDGGAGNGADGAGKARAATRGAGS from the coding sequence ATGGACGTGGACACGGACCACCCGCGCTACAAATGGGTGGCACTCTCCAACACCACACTCGGCATGCTGATCGCGACGATCAACTCGTCGATCGTGCTGATCTCGCTGCCCGCGATCTTCAACGGCATCCGCCTGGACCCGCTCCGGCCCGGCAACGTCGGCTACCTGCTGTGGATGCTGATGGGCTACATGCTGGTCACGGCCGTGCTCGTGGTCACCCTCGGCCGGCTCGGCGACATCTGGGGCCGGGTGCGGATCTACAACGCCGGCTTCCTGATCTTCACCCTCACCTCGGTCGTCCTCTCCCTCGACCCGCTCCAGGGCGGGGGCGGCGCGCTCTGGCTGATCGGCTGGCGCGTGGTGCAGGCGGTCGGCGGCGCGATGCTGATGGCGAACTCCGCCGCGATCATCACCGACGCCTTCCCCGCCCGGCAGCGCGGCATGGCCCTGGGCGTCAACATGGTCGCCGCGATCGCCGGGTCCTTCGTCGGGCTCGTCCTCGGCGGACTGCTCGCCGAGTGGAACTGGCGGTCCATCTTCTGGGTGAACGTGCCGATCGGCGTGATCGGCACCGTCTGGGCCTACCGCTCGCTGCGCGAGACCGGGGTCCGCCGCCCGGGCCGCATCGACTGGTGGGGCAACATCACCTTCGCCGTCGGCCTGACCGCCCTGCTCGCCGCGATCACGTACGGTATCCAGCCCTACGGCGGGCACACCATGGGCTGGACGAACCCGTGGGTGCTGGCCGGGCTGCTCGGCGGCGCCGCCGTGCTCGGAGTGTTCGGCCTGGTCGAGAGCCGGGTCGCCGAACCCATGTTCCCGCTGCGGCTCTTCCGCGATCCGGTGTTCACCGGCGGCAACCTCGCCACCCTGCTGGGTTCGGTCGCCCGGGGCGGGCTCCAGTTCATGCTGATCGTCTGGCTCCAGGGCATCTGGCTGCCGCTGCACGGGTACGACTACGCCGACACCCCGCTCTGGGCGGGCATCTACCTCGTCCCGCTCACCGTGGGCTTCCTCGCCGCCGGGCCGGTCGCCGGGTACCTGTCCGACCGGTTCGGGGCCAGGCTCTTCGCCGCGGGCGGCCTGCTGGTGATGGCCGTCTCCTTCGCCGGCCTGCTCGCCCTGCCCACCGACTTCGGGTACCCGGTGTTCGCGCTGCTGGTCTTCCTCAACGGCCTCGGCGGCGGCCTGTTCGCCGCGCCCAACACCGCCCTGGTGATGTCCAGCGTGCCCGCCGCCGACCGGGGTGCCGCCTCCGGCATGCGGGCCACCTTCCAGAACGCCGGCATGGTGCTCTCCATCGGCGTGTTCTTCTCGCTCATGGTCGCCGGCCTGGCCGGTTCGCTGCCGCAGACCCTCTCCGACGGGCTCACCGCCCAGGGCGTGCCCGCCGCGGACGCCCACACCGTCGCCCAACTGCCACCGGTCGGCACGCTGTTCGCGGCGTTCCTGGGCTACAACCCGATCCGCGAACTGCTCGGCCCGCAGGTCCTCGCCCAGGTGCCCGCCGCCGACGCCGGGACGCTCACCGGCCGGGAGTTCTTCCCCCACCTGATCTCCGGGCCGTTCCACGACGGCCTGGTGGTGGTGTTCTCGCTCGCCATCGCGATGTCGCTCGTCGCCGCCGTCGCCTCGCTGCTGCGCGGGCGCGCCGGACGGGCGGCCGCCGCGGCGGGGACGGGCGACGGTAGCGGCGACGACGGCGGTGACGGTGGTGCCGGCAACGGTGCTGACGGTGCCGGCAAGGCCCGGGCGGCGACCCGGGGGGCGGGCTCGTGA